One genomic window of Citrobacter sp. Marseille-Q6884 includes the following:
- the degS gene encoding outer membrane-stress sensor serine endopeptidase DegS, with the protein MFVKLLRSVAIGLIVGAILLAAMPSLRKINTLSAPQFDSADETPASYNPAVRRAAPAVVNVYNRSMNSTTHNQLEIRTLGSGVIMDQRGYIITNKHVINDADQIIVALQDGRVFEALLVGSDTLTDLAVLKINASGGLPTIPINNKRVPHIGDVVLAIGNPYNLGQTITQGIISATGRIGLNPTGRQNFLQTDASINHGNSGGALVNSLGELMGINTLSFDKSNDGETPEGIGFAIPFQLATKIMDKLIRDGRVIRGYIGISGREIAPLHAQGSGMDQIQGIVVNEVAPDGPAAQAGIQVNDLIISVNNKPAVSALETMDQVAEIRPGSVISVVVMRDDKQLKLQVTIQEYPNTN; encoded by the coding sequence ATGTTTGTGAAGCTTTTACGTTCGGTCGCGATTGGTTTAATTGTCGGCGCAATTCTGCTGGCCGCGATGCCCTCTCTGCGCAAAATAAATACGCTTTCAGCGCCACAGTTCGACAGCGCCGATGAAACGCCTGCCAGCTATAACCCAGCCGTTCGCCGCGCGGCACCAGCCGTCGTTAACGTATATAACCGCAGTATGAACAGCACGACGCATAACCAGCTTGAGATCCGTACACTCGGCTCGGGCGTGATCATGGATCAGCGCGGCTACATCATCACCAATAAACACGTCATTAATGATGCCGACCAAATCATCGTGGCTTTGCAGGATGGACGCGTGTTTGAAGCGCTGCTTGTCGGCTCCGATACGCTGACTGACCTTGCAGTGCTGAAAATCAACGCGTCTGGCGGACTGCCGACAATCCCAATCAATAACAAGCGCGTACCGCATATCGGTGATGTGGTTCTTGCCATCGGCAACCCCTACAACCTTGGACAAACTATTACCCAGGGGATTATCAGCGCCACCGGTCGTATTGGCCTGAACCCAACGGGACGGCAAAACTTCCTGCAAACGGACGCCTCGATCAACCACGGTAACTCCGGCGGTGCGCTGGTGAACTCGTTGGGTGAGCTGATGGGCATTAACACGCTGTCGTTTGATAAGAGCAACGATGGAGAAACCCCGGAAGGGATTGGCTTTGCCATACCGTTCCAGTTAGCGACCAAAATCATGGATAAGTTGATTCGTGATGGACGCGTCATTCGTGGGTACATCGGCATTAGCGGCCGTGAGATTGCTCCGCTGCACGCTCAGGGCAGTGGAATGGATCAGATTCAGGGGATTGTGGTTAACGAAGTCGCCCCGGATGGCCCGGCAGCTCAGGCAGGCATTCAGGTTAATGACCTGATTATCTCGGTTAATAATAAACCGGCTGTCTCGGCCCTAGAGACCATGGATCAGGTTGCTGAAATTCGCCCGGGTTCCGTGATTTCAGTGGTCGTAATGCGCGATGACAAGCAATTGAAGTTGCAGGTCACGATTCAGGAATATCCGAATACGAACTAA
- the aaeX gene encoding p-hydroxybenzoic acid efflux pump operon protein AaeX: MSLFPVIVVFGLSFPPIFFELLLSLAIFWLVRRVLVPTGIYDFVWHPALFNTALYCCLFYLITRLFV, translated from the coding sequence ATGAGTCTGTTTCCCGTTATCGTGGTGTTTGGTCTCTCATTCCCACCGATATTTTTCGAATTACTTTTGTCACTGGCGATTTTCTGGCTGGTGCGCCGGGTGCTGGTTCCGACTGGCATTTATGACTTTGTCTGGCATCCGGCTCTGTTTAATACCGCGCTGTATTGCTGTCTGTTCTATTTAATAACGCGCCTGTTCGTTTGA
- the mdh gene encoding malate dehydrogenase has protein sequence MKVAVLGAAGGIGQALALLLKTQLPSGSELSLYDIAPVTPGVAVDLSHIPTAVKIKGFSGEDATPALEGADVVLISAGVARKPGMDRSDLFNVNAGIVKNLVQQVAKTCPKACVGIITNPVNTTVAIAAEVLKKAGVYDKNKLFGVTTLDIIRSNTFVAELKGKQPTEVEVPVIGGHSGVTILPLLSQIPGVSFTEQEVADLTKRIQNAGTEVVEAKAGGGSATLSMGQAAARFGLSLVRALNGEKGVVECAYVEGDGQYARFFSQPLLLGKNGVEERQSIGKLSAFEQNALEGMLDTLKKDITLGEEFVK, from the coding sequence ATGAAAGTTGCAGTCCTCGGCGCTGCTGGTGGTATCGGTCAGGCGCTAGCATTACTGTTAAAAACCCAACTGCCTTCAGGTTCAGAACTCTCCCTGTACGACATCGCTCCAGTAACACCTGGTGTGGCTGTTGATTTGAGCCACATCCCTACTGCTGTGAAAATCAAAGGCTTCAGCGGTGAAGATGCGACCCCTGCACTGGAAGGTGCTGACGTGGTGCTGATTTCCGCGGGTGTCGCGCGTAAACCGGGTATGGATCGTTCCGACCTGTTTAACGTTAACGCCGGTATCGTGAAAAACCTGGTACAGCAAGTTGCGAAAACCTGCCCGAAAGCATGTGTTGGTATCATCACTAACCCAGTGAACACAACCGTTGCAATCGCTGCAGAAGTGCTGAAAAAAGCAGGTGTATACGACAAGAACAAACTGTTTGGCGTAACCACGCTGGACATCATCCGCTCCAACACCTTTGTTGCGGAACTGAAAGGTAAGCAACCGACCGAGGTTGAAGTGCCGGTTATTGGCGGACACTCTGGCGTAACTATTCTGCCACTGCTGTCACAAATTCCAGGCGTGAGCTTCACTGAGCAGGAAGTGGCTGATCTGACCAAGCGTATCCAGAACGCAGGTACTGAAGTCGTCGAAGCAAAAGCCGGTGGCGGATCTGCAACCCTGTCTATGGGTCAGGCTGCGGCACGTTTCGGTCTGTCTCTGGTTCGTGCGCTGAATGGCGAGAAAGGCGTAGTAGAATGCGCTTATGTTGAAGGTGACGGTCAGTATGCGCGTTTCTTCTCTCAGCCGCTGCTGCTGGGCAAAAACGGTGTAGAAGAACGCCAGTCCATCGGTAAACTGAGCGCGTTTGAACAGAATGCGCTGGAAGGCATGCTGGACACTCTGAAGAAAGATATCACTCTGGGCGAAGAGTTCGTTAAGTAA
- the zapE gene encoding cell division protein ZapE codes for MQSLSPTSRYLQALNDGSHQPDNVQQEAVNRLETIYQELTALKLPAPQPSGLMARFGKLLGKREPEEHTAVRGLYMWGGVGRGKTWLMDLFYHSLPGARKQRLHFHRFMLRVHEELTALQGQSDPLEVIADRFKAETDVLCFDEFFVSDITDAMLLGGLMKALFARGITLVATSNIPPDELYRNGLQRARFLPAIDAIKQYCDIMNVDAGVDYRLRTLTQAHLWLSPLNEETRQQMDKLWLALAGAKSEHAPTLEINHRPMQTLAVENQTLAVSFSTLCVDARSQHDYIALSRLFHTVLLSDVPVMTTLMESEARRFIALVDEFYERHVKLVVSAASPLYEIYQGERLKFEFQRCLSRLQEMQSEEYLKREHLAG; via the coding sequence ATGCAAAGCCTTTCCCCGACATCGCGTTACCTCCAGGCCCTCAATGACGGCAGCCATCAACCCGACAACGTACAACAAGAAGCGGTCAATCGACTGGAAACCATTTACCAAGAACTCACTGCGCTGAAGCTTCCAGCACCGCAGCCGAGTGGGTTGATGGCACGGTTTGGCAAATTGCTGGGTAAGCGTGAGCCGGAAGAACATACGGCGGTACGGGGCCTGTATATGTGGGGAGGGGTAGGGCGCGGGAAAACCTGGCTGATGGATCTGTTCTACCATAGTCTGCCTGGCGCGCGGAAACAGCGTCTGCACTTTCACCGCTTTATGTTGCGGGTACACGAAGAGCTCACTGCTCTGCAAGGTCAAAGCGACCCGCTGGAAGTGATTGCTGACCGCTTTAAGGCAGAAACGGATGTGCTGTGCTTTGACGAGTTTTTTGTCTCCGATATCACCGACGCGATGCTGCTCGGGGGATTAATGAAAGCGCTGTTTGCTCGCGGTATCACGCTGGTGGCAACCTCCAATATTCCGCCCGACGAGTTGTACCGCAACGGCTTACAGCGCGCGCGTTTTTTACCTGCTATCGACGCAATCAAACAGTATTGCGACATCATGAATGTGGATGCGGGAGTTGATTACCGCCTGCGGACGTTAACACAGGCGCATTTATGGCTCTCGCCGCTTAATGAGGAAACCCGGCAACAGATGGATAAGCTGTGGCTGGCGTTAGCGGGCGCGAAAAGCGAACATGCGCCGACGCTGGAAATCAACCACCGTCCGATGCAGACGCTGGCCGTCGAAAACCAGACGCTGGCGGTTTCGTTTTCCACGTTGTGCGTCGATGCTCGCAGCCAGCACGACTATATTGCGCTTTCGCGCCTTTTCCACACGGTGTTGTTATCGGATGTGCCGGTCATGACGACGTTGATGGAAAGTGAGGCACGGCGCTTTATCGCGCTGGTTGATGAGTTCTACGAACGCCACGTAAAACTGGTCGTGAGTGCTGCATCGCCCTTATATGAGATTTACCAGGGCGAACGTCTCAAGTTTGAGTTCCAGCGCTGTTTATCGCGTTTGCAGGAGATGCAAAGCGAAGAGTATCTGAAGCGGGAACATTTAGCGGGTTAA
- the zapG gene encoding Z-ring associated protein ZapG, which produces MTWEYALIGLVVGIIIGAVAMRFGNRKLRQQQALQYELEKNKAELEEYREELVSHFARSAELLDNMADDYRQIYQHMAKSSSSLLPGMSPESNPFRNRLAESEAGNDQAPVQMPRDYSEGASGLLRSGAKRD; this is translated from the coding sequence ATGACCTGGGAATATGCGCTAATTGGGTTAGTCGTCGGTATCATTATTGGTGCCGTAGCCATGCGTTTTGGTAATCGTAAATTACGCCAACAGCAGGCATTGCAGTACGAACTGGAAAAGAACAAAGCTGAGCTGGAAGAGTACCGTGAAGAGCTGGTGAGCCACTTTGCCCGTAGCGCCGAGTTACTGGATAACATGGCGGACGACTATCGTCAGATCTATCAGCACATGGCAAAAAGCTCCAGCAGCCTGCTGCCGGGCATGTCACCGGAATCCAACCCGTTCCGTAATCGTCTGGCTGAGTCTGAAGCAGGCAACGATCAAGCGCCGGTGCAGATGCCGCGTGACTATTCCGAAGGGGCTTCCGGCCTGCTGCGTAGTGGCGCAAAGCGCGACTAA
- the aaeR gene encoding HTH-type transcriptional activator AaeR, with the protein MERLKRMSVFAKVVEFGSFTAAARQLQMSVSSISQTVSKLEDELQVKLLNRSTRSIGLTEAGKIYYQGCRRMLHEVQDVHEQLYAFNNTPIGTLRIGCSSTMAQNVLAGLTAKMLKEYPGLTVNLVTGIPAPDLIADGLDVVIRVGALQDSSLFSRRLGNMPMVVCAAKSYLAQFGTPEKPADLSNHSWLEYSVRPDNEFELIAPEGISTRLIPQGRFVTNDPMTLVRWLAAGAGIAFVPLMWVINEINRGEVEILLPRYQSDPRPVYALYTEKDKLPLKVQVVINSLTDYFVDVAQLFQGMYGRGKGKPEE; encoded by the coding sequence ATGGAACGATTAAAACGTATGTCGGTATTCGCCAAAGTCGTCGAGTTCGGCTCCTTTACGGCCGCCGCAAGACAGCTGCAAATGAGCGTTTCATCGATAAGCCAGACAGTATCAAAACTGGAAGATGAGCTGCAGGTTAAGCTGCTAAACCGCAGCACACGCAGCATTGGGCTGACTGAGGCGGGTAAAATTTACTATCAAGGCTGCCGCCGAATGCTGCACGAAGTTCAGGACGTTCATGAGCAGCTTTATGCCTTTAACAACACGCCAATCGGTACGCTGCGAATTGGCTGTTCTTCAACTATGGCACAAAATGTCCTCGCCGGACTGACCGCAAAAATGCTGAAAGAGTATCCTGGGCTAACGGTGAATCTGGTCACCGGCATCCCGGCGCCAGACTTAATTGCCGACGGTCTGGACGTGGTTATCCGCGTGGGAGCGCTACAGGATTCCAGTCTTTTCTCTCGTCGTCTGGGCAACATGCCGATGGTGGTGTGCGCCGCTAAAAGTTATCTCGCCCAGTTTGGTACCCCGGAAAAGCCCGCCGATCTCAGCAACCATTCCTGGCTGGAATATAGCGTACGCCCCGATAACGAATTCGAACTGATTGCCCCGGAGGGAATTTCTACACGCCTCATCCCACAAGGGCGTTTCGTGACGAATGATCCCATGACGCTGGTTCGCTGGCTGGCTGCAGGCGCGGGAATTGCCTTTGTCCCACTGATGTGGGTGATCAATGAGATCAACCGTGGTGAAGTAGAGATCCTGCTGCCCCGCTACCAGTCAGACCCACGTCCGGTCTACGCGCTGTATACCGAAAAAGACAAGCTGCCGCTCAAGGTACAAGTGGTGATTAACTCTCTGACAGATTATTTCGTCGATGTGGCACAGCTGTTTCAGGGGATGTACGGTCGGGGAAAAGGTAAACCAGAGGAATGA
- the aaeA gene encoding p-hydroxybenzoic acid efflux pump subunit AaeA, producing the protein MKTLTRKLARTATTVVLVILAFIALFRAWVFYTESPWTRDARFSADVVAIAPDVAGLITNVNIHDNQLVKKDQVLFTIDQPRYKKALEQAEADVAYYQVLAQEKRQEAGRRNRLGVQAMSREEIDQSNNVLQTVLHQLAKAQATRDLAKLDLERTVIRAPADGWVTNLNVYSGEFITRGSTAVALVKQHSFYVLAYMEETKLEGVRPGYRAEITPLGSNKVLKGTVDSVAAGVTNASSTQDAKGMATIDSNLEWVRLAQRVPVRIRLDEQQGTLWPAGTTATVVITGKQDRDASQESFFRKMAHRLREFG; encoded by the coding sequence GTGAAAACACTAACAAGAAAACTTGCCCGCACAGCCACGACCGTCGTACTGGTCATTCTGGCCTTCATTGCCCTTTTTCGCGCCTGGGTGTTCTACACGGAGTCGCCGTGGACGCGTGATGCGCGTTTTAGTGCTGACGTCGTTGCGATTGCCCCGGACGTTGCAGGCTTAATCACGAACGTCAATATTCATGATAATCAGTTGGTGAAAAAGGATCAGGTCCTGTTCACCATCGACCAACCGCGCTACAAGAAAGCCCTCGAACAAGCCGAAGCGGATGTCGCCTATTATCAGGTGCTGGCGCAGGAAAAACGCCAGGAAGCCGGTCGTCGTAATCGACTTGGCGTTCAAGCTATGTCACGTGAAGAGATTGATCAGTCCAATAACGTACTGCAAACCGTGCTGCACCAGTTGGCGAAAGCGCAGGCAACGCGCGATCTGGCAAAACTGGATCTCGAACGTACGGTGATTCGTGCACCCGCCGACGGCTGGGTCACGAACCTTAACGTCTATTCCGGTGAATTTATCACCCGAGGCTCTACGGCGGTAGCGCTGGTAAAACAGCACTCATTCTATGTGCTGGCTTATATGGAAGAAACGAAGTTGGAAGGCGTTCGTCCGGGGTATCGCGCTGAGATAACGCCACTTGGCAGCAACAAGGTATTAAAAGGTACTGTCGATAGCGTGGCGGCAGGCGTGACAAATGCCAGCAGTACACAAGATGCGAAAGGCATGGCGACCATCGACTCCAACCTCGAATGGGTTCGTCTGGCGCAGCGTGTACCGGTGCGTATTCGCCTTGATGAACAGCAGGGGACATTGTGGCCAGCAGGCACCACGGCCACCGTCGTCATTACGGGCAAACAGGATCGTGACGCCAGCCAGGAATCCTTCTTCCGTAAAATGGCGCACCGTCTGCGCGAGTTTGGTTAA
- the yhcN-B gene encoding DUF1471 family stress response protein YhcN-B: MKIKTTVATLSLLSVLSFGASAAVNQVNAQEAQNLQSMGTISVSQIGSSPMDMRQEIVAKAEKAGASSYRVTELREGAHWHATAELYK, encoded by the coding sequence ATGAAAATCAAAACCACTGTTGCAACATTAAGCCTTCTTTCCGTTCTCTCTTTCGGCGCAAGCGCAGCCGTGAATCAGGTGAACGCACAAGAAGCACAGAATCTGCAATCCATGGGCACTATCTCTGTATCTCAGATCGGTAGCTCACCAATGGATATGCGCCAGGAAATCGTTGCTAAAGCTGAAAAAGCAGGCGCCAGCAGCTACCGCGTGACCGAACTCCGTGAAGGCGCTCACTGGCACGCAACGGCAGAACTGTACAAATAA
- the aaeB gene encoding p-hydroxybenzoic acid efflux pump subunit AaeB, producing the protein MGIFSIANQHIRFAVKLACAIVLALFVGFHFQLETPRWAVLTAAIVAAGPAFAAGGEPYSGAIRYRGMLRIVGTFIGCIAALVIIISMIRAPLLMILVCCIWAGFCTWLSSLVRIENSYAWGLSGYTALIIVITIQAEPLLTPQFAVERCSEIVIGIVCAIVADLLFSPRSVKQEVDLELDSLLVAQYQLMQLCIKHGDSEEVDKAWGDLVRRTAALEGMRSNLNMESSRWGRANRRLKALNTLSLTLITQSCETYLIQNTRPEQITDTFRELFATPVETAQDVHKQLKRMRRVIAWTGERETPVTIYTWAGAATRYLLLKRGVISNTKISATEEEILQGEPVVKVESAERHHAMVNFWRTTLSCVLGTLFWLWTGWTSGSGAMVMIAVVTSLAMRLPNPRMVAIDFIYGTLAALPLGALYFLVIIPNTQQSMLLLCLSLAVLGFFLGIEVQKRRLGSMGALASTINIIVLDNPMTFHFSQFLDSALGQIVGCVLAFLVILLVRDNSRDRTGRVLLNQFVSAAVSAMTTNVVRRKENHLPALYQQLFLLMNKFPGDLAKFRLALTMIIAHQRLRDAPVPVNEDLSAFHRQLRRTADLVISAGNDDKRRRYFSQLLAELDIYQEKLNQWEAPPQVTEPVKRLTGMLHKYQHALTSS; encoded by the coding sequence ATGGGCATTTTCTCCATTGCCAATCAGCATATCCGTTTTGCGGTAAAACTGGCGTGCGCCATTGTACTGGCGCTGTTTGTTGGCTTTCACTTTCAGCTTGAGACACCACGCTGGGCGGTGCTGACGGCGGCAATAGTGGCGGCTGGCCCGGCCTTTGCCGCGGGTGGAGAACCGTATTCTGGCGCAATCCGTTATCGCGGTATGTTGCGTATCGTCGGGACATTCATTGGCTGTATTGCTGCTCTGGTTATTATCATCAGCATGATCCGTGCGCCATTGTTGATGATTCTGGTGTGCTGTATCTGGGCCGGTTTTTGTACCTGGCTCTCCTCGCTGGTGCGGATCGAGAACTCTTATGCATGGGGGCTTTCGGGTTATACGGCGCTGATTATCGTTATTACCATTCAGGCCGAGCCTCTGCTGACGCCACAGTTTGCGGTCGAACGTTGCAGTGAAATTGTCATTGGTATTGTCTGCGCTATCGTGGCGGATTTACTCTTTTCGCCGCGTTCAGTGAAGCAAGAAGTCGATCTCGAACTGGACAGTTTGCTGGTGGCGCAGTACCAACTCATGCAATTGTGCATTAAGCATGGCGACAGCGAAGAGGTGGATAAGGCCTGGGGCGATTTAGTACGTCGGACGGCGGCGCTCGAAGGTATGCGCAGCAACCTGAACATGGAATCTTCACGCTGGGGGCGCGCTAACCGAAGGCTAAAAGCGCTGAATACGCTGTCGCTGACGCTGATTACCCAATCCTGTGAAACCTATCTTATTCAGAACACGCGGCCGGAGCAGATTACGGACACGTTTCGCGAGTTGTTCGCGACGCCCGTGGAAACGGCGCAGGATGTCCATAAGCAATTGAAACGGATGCGCCGGGTGATTGCCTGGACTGGCGAGCGTGAAACGCCGGTGACGATTTATACCTGGGCCGGCGCTGCGACACGCTATTTGTTGCTGAAACGCGGGGTGATCAGTAATACGAAAATCAGTGCAACAGAAGAAGAGATCCTGCAGGGCGAGCCGGTGGTGAAAGTGGAATCTGCCGAACGCCATCATGCGATGGTGAATTTCTGGCGTACCACGCTGTCCTGTGTGCTGGGTACGTTGTTCTGGTTATGGACGGGCTGGACCTCGGGAAGCGGTGCAATGGTGATGATCGCGGTCGTGACCTCTCTGGCAATGCGTTTACCCAATCCACGCATGGTGGCGATCGACTTTATCTACGGCACACTGGCGGCGTTACCGCTCGGCGCACTCTATTTTCTGGTCATCATCCCGAACACACAGCAAAGCATGTTGCTACTGTGCCTGAGCCTGGCGGTACTGGGATTCTTTCTGGGGATTGAGGTGCAGAAGCGGCGTCTGGGATCGATGGGGGCGCTGGCCAGCACCATTAATATTATCGTGCTGGATAACCCAATGACCTTCCATTTCAGCCAGTTCCTCGACAGTGCGCTGGGGCAGATTGTGGGGTGTGTACTGGCGTTTCTTGTGATTCTGCTGGTGCGTGATAACTCTCGTGACAGAACCGGTCGCGTGCTTCTGAATCAGTTTGTTTCGGCGGCCGTTTCCGCCATGACAACCAATGTGGTTCGTCGCAAAGAAAACCATCTTCCGGCGCTCTACCAGCAACTGTTTTTACTGATGAATAAATTCCCTGGCGATTTGGCGAAGTTTCGTCTGGCGCTGACGATGATCATCGCCCACCAGCGTCTGCGCGATGCGCCAGTACCGGTAAACGAGGATCTCTCTGCGTTTCATCGTCAACTTCGACGCACCGCCGATCTTGTGATTTCTGCAGGGAATGACGACAAACGTCGGCGTTACTTCAGTCAGCTGCTGGCGGAGCTTGATATCTATCAGGAAAAATTAAATCAGTGGGAAGCCCCTCCCCAGGTGACGGAGCCAGTGAAACGGCTAACGGGCATGCTACACAAATACCAGCATGCGCTGACCAGCAGTTAA
- the argR gene encoding transcriptional regulator ArgR, giving the protein MRSSAKQEELVKAFKALLKEEKFSSQGEIVIALQEQGFDNINQSKVSRMLTKFGAVRTRNAKMEMVYCLPAELGVPTTSSPLKNLVLDIDYNDAVVVIHTSPGAAQLIARLLDSLGKAEGILGTIAGDDTIFTTPATGFTVKDLYEAILELFEQEL; this is encoded by the coding sequence ATGCGAAGCTCGGCTAAACAAGAAGAATTAGTAAAGGCGTTTAAAGCGCTACTCAAAGAAGAAAAATTCAGCTCTCAGGGCGAAATCGTCATCGCGTTGCAGGAGCAGGGCTTTGATAATATCAATCAGTCCAAGGTTTCACGCATGCTGACAAAGTTTGGCGCCGTGCGTACCCGCAATGCAAAAATGGAGATGGTGTACTGCCTCCCGGCAGAACTGGGTGTACCCACAACCTCCAGCCCGCTGAAGAATCTGGTCTTGGATATCGACTATAACGATGCTGTCGTGGTGATTCATACCAGCCCTGGCGCTGCACAGCTCATTGCACGTCTGCTCGACTCATTGGGTAAAGCAGAAGGTATTCTGGGAACAATCGCTGGCGACGACACCATCTTCACCACCCCGGCCACGGGTTTTACGGTAAAAGATCTGTACGAAGCGATTCTTGAACTGTTCGAACAAGAGCTGTAA
- the degQ gene encoding serine endoprotease DegQ, whose protein sequence is MKKQTQLLSALALSVGLTLSAPFQAFASIPGQVPGQAALPSLAPMLEKVLPAVVSVRVEGTATQGQKVPEEFKKFFGDELPDQPSQPFEGLGSGVIIDAAKGYVLTNNHVINQAQKISVQLNDGREFDAKLIGSDDQSDIALLQIQHPSNLTQIAIADSDKLRVGDFAVAVGNPFGLGQTATSGIVSALGRSGLNLEGLENFIQTDASINRGNSGGALLNLNGELIGINTAILAPGGGSIGIGFAIPSNMARTLAQQLMQFGEIKRGLLGIKGTEMTADIAKAFKLDVQRGAFVSEVLPNSGSAKAGVKSGDVITSLNGKPLNSFAELRSRIATTEPGTKVKLGLLRNGKPLEVEVTLDTSTSSSASAEMIAPALQGATLSDGQLKDGTKGIKIDNVEKSSPAAQAGLHKDDVIIGVNRDRVNSIAEMRKVLEAKPSIIALQVVRGNENIYLLLR, encoded by the coding sequence ATGAAAAAACAAACCCAGCTGTTGAGTGCATTAGCGTTAAGTGTCGGGTTAACTCTCTCGGCGCCCTTTCAGGCCTTTGCGTCGATACCAGGCCAGGTCCCCGGTCAGGCAGCCCTCCCCAGCCTCGCCCCAATGCTGGAGAAAGTGTTACCTGCCGTCGTGAGCGTGAGAGTCGAAGGTACGGCCACTCAGGGGCAGAAAGTCCCGGAAGAATTCAAAAAGTTTTTTGGCGATGAACTGCCCGATCAACCCTCACAGCCTTTTGAAGGGCTAGGGTCGGGGGTCATCATTGACGCCGCAAAAGGGTACGTGCTGACTAATAACCATGTTATTAACCAGGCACAAAAAATCAGCGTCCAGCTAAACGATGGTCGTGAATTCGACGCCAAGCTTATCGGTAGTGACGATCAAAGCGATATCGCGCTGCTGCAAATTCAACATCCCAGCAATCTGACGCAAATTGCCATCGCCGACTCCGACAAGCTACGCGTAGGTGATTTCGCGGTAGCCGTCGGCAACCCGTTCGGATTAGGGCAAACCGCAACGTCCGGTATTGTATCGGCTTTAGGTCGCAGTGGCCTGAACCTGGAAGGTCTGGAAAACTTTATCCAGACCGATGCCTCCATTAACCGCGGTAACTCCGGCGGTGCCTTGCTTAACCTGAACGGTGAGTTGATCGGGATTAACACCGCGATCCTGGCGCCAGGTGGCGGCAGCATCGGCATTGGCTTTGCGATTCCCAGTAACATGGCACGTACGCTGGCACAGCAGTTGATGCAGTTTGGCGAAATCAAACGCGGATTGCTGGGGATTAAAGGGACGGAAATGACCGCCGACATCGCCAAAGCGTTCAAGCTGGATGTGCAGCGCGGCGCATTTGTCAGCGAGGTTCTGCCGAACTCCGGCTCCGCGAAAGCGGGCGTGAAATCCGGTGACGTCATTACCAGCCTGAACGGCAAGCCGCTCAACAGTTTCGCTGAACTGCGTTCACGCATTGCGACGACCGAACCGGGAACCAAAGTCAAACTGGGCCTGCTGCGTAACGGTAAGCCGCTGGAGGTTGAAGTCACCCTGGATACCAGCACCTCATCTTCTGCCAGCGCAGAGATGATTGCACCGGCGTTACAAGGGGCAACGCTGAGCGACGGACAGTTAAAAGACGGTACTAAAGGCATCAAAATTGATAACGTCGAAAAAAGCAGCCCGGCAGCCCAGGCAGGCCTGCATAAAGATGATGTTATCATCGGCGTTAACCGTGACCGCGTGAACTCCATTGCCGAAATGCGTAAGGTACTGGAGGCGAAACCGTCAATCATCGCGCTGCAGGTGGTACGCGGTAACGAGAATATTTATCTGCTCTTGCGTTAA